The proteins below are encoded in one region of Legionella antarctica:
- a CDS encoding HU family DNA-binding protein, translating into MNKKELITAISDTSGLTKTDSETALNAVISCLTDLLAKGDSIVLPGFASLSVKERAARTGRNPSTGQPIDIAASKVVSFKTGTKLKEAVNG; encoded by the coding sequence ATGAATAAAAAAGAACTTATTACCGCCATCAGCGACACATCAGGACTAACTAAAACAGACTCAGAAACTGCATTAAATGCCGTGATTAGCTGCCTCACTGATTTACTTGCCAAAGGGGACTCGATTGTACTACCAGGGTTTGCCAGTTTATCCGTGAAAGAAAGAGCCGCTCGTACTGGAAGAAACCCATCTACTGGACAACCAATTGACATCGCTGCCAGCAAAGTGGTGAGCTTCAAGACTGGAACAAAATTAAAAGAGGCCGTTAACGGCTAA
- a CDS encoding WGR domain-containing protein yields the protein MTPWFAALPWVYYLDFKEKERYHTARFEKDTRYYVLRLSKDLLEDWVITLVNGRIKSKLGQSRTLAFANFNDAFDSFCQSAKIRHQRGYHLKSFDCDNPILVHLLPFSVHAGNNQELSHQTPQLNHQQMGFSF from the coding sequence ATGACGCCCTGGTTTGCCGCTCTTCCTTGGGTTTATTACTTGGATTTTAAAGAAAAGGAACGGTATCACACTGCCCGTTTTGAAAAAGACACGCGCTATTATGTTCTTCGGTTAAGTAAAGATTTACTTGAAGACTGGGTTATCACCTTAGTCAATGGGCGCATCAAATCAAAACTAGGACAAAGCCGGACGCTGGCTTTTGCCAATTTTAACGACGCGTTTGATTCTTTTTGCCAGAGTGCTAAGATACGCCATCAACGCGGCTATCATCTCAAGAGTTTTGATTGCGATAATCCCATTCTAGTGCATCTATTGCCTTTTTCAGTGCATGCTGGGAATAATCAAGAACTAAGCCATCAAACACCTCAATTAAATCATCAGCAGATGGGCTTTTCTTTTTAA
- a CDS encoding recombinase family protein, with the protein MKIGYARVSTTDQNLELQIAALKEAGCGRIFQEKISGAKRERPELQRLLDQLRPENVVVVWKLDRLARSTHQLLELVESIQIAKASFLSLSEPWADTTTPGGKMVMTVFAGIAEFERDLIRERTGAGRVAARQRGVRFGRPEKMNEEQKVLAKRLLQEEKSVSEVAKTFNVHKATIYRLLDQGVS; encoded by the coding sequence ATGAAAATTGGCTATGCGCGAGTTTCAACCACCGACCAAAATTTGGAATTACAGATAGCCGCTTTAAAAGAGGCTGGCTGTGGTCGTATTTTTCAAGAAAAAATTTCTGGGGCGAAAAGAGAACGTCCTGAGTTACAACGGTTGCTCGATCAGCTGCGCCCTGAGAATGTGGTTGTCGTTTGGAAATTAGATAGGTTGGCACGCTCAACTCATCAGCTGCTTGAGCTTGTTGAGTCAATCCAAATAGCTAAAGCCTCGTTTCTATCTCTTTCTGAACCGTGGGCAGATACAACTACTCCTGGTGGTAAGATGGTAATGACCGTATTTGCAGGTATTGCTGAATTTGAACGTGATTTAATTCGTGAGCGGACGGGGGCTGGTCGTGTAGCTGCGCGGCAACGTGGAGTCCGTTTTGGTCGACCTGAGAAAATGAATGAGGAGCAAAAGGTACTAGCCAAGCGATTGCTACAAGAAGAAAAATCAGTTAGTGAAGTTGCAAAAACTTTTAATGTTCATAAAGCGACGATTTATCGTTTGCTTGATCAAGGGGTAAGCTAA
- a CDS encoding Tn3 family transposase: MSSIEKTAYPRFPKRRKIKSAELSKNYSLRHDEMNMINLGGKNDRSRFNLAIQLKTFQRLGYFIEMDKIPSEIITHVRQELKYHYRLTPGYSDNNKSIYRHRQKIREFLNVKRWGYEPTDGVNIHQGMKLAIQYAYDASHSMNNLSDIINAVIEKLVHASYELPSFYRLSRIVRHTRHSVNNKIFRETMRRVMASGQSDLFTSLLKLQDGTQRTLFNKLKNLPKRPSIKKFHEFLDHFQWLMSFGNVINCLDGIAKIKIEQFAEEANQLSADELNDFSEAKRYTLIAALIYRSQANAKDALAVMFCRLISIAHKHSKTELENKLKNSKEDTCNIVELFKQIIHDGESITEQAKFVKEFYKKIEDGGGFAVLTNKCDDILASHGNEYRIYLTDMIQKRRSLLFKILKALQLHSPTQDDKLIVAMKYLLTHENRRAEFITDDIDLSFTTAFWKKQIMGSINKTKINRRAMESCVFEYVSKGLNSGDLYVKGARNYADYRAELLPWAECGEHLETYCEDVGIANNAKDMLGHLKKTLTDKAQYVDQNYFNIPDFVINEEGRPVLKKYEPKSKSENAEKIENLVRSRLPERSLLDILTNGHHHTGWADEFGPISGTEGKLDNPIEKYILTNFCYGTSLGPTQTAKHVRFEIEPRTLSRINKKHFTLKSLTKAILRIINCLNEFPLLHAWGSGQRVAVDGTLEDIHDDNMIAEQHIRYGRKGGIAYRHIADNYIALFSTFIQCGVWEAIHIIDGLLKNASEVQPNIVHSDTQGQSLPVFAFAYLLGIQLMPRIRNWKDLNLYRVDKKTKYTNIDSMFCESEIDWDLLETHWQDLMQVIISIKLGKVSSSFILTKLNSYNNQNRLYKAFQELGKVIRTTFLLDYVSSKELRQTITATTNKVESYHTLEDWIRFGSKYLVASNDPDEMEKAVKHNDLIANCIMLQNVIDITDVCHALIQEGYTITAEDLSHMSPYMTEQIKRFGEYILDLGRRPVNLHVTRDKFLFKVRTESIEHAVAA; this comes from the coding sequence ATGTCATCCATTGAAAAAACAGCATACCCACGTTTTCCAAAAAGAAGGAAAATAAAATCGGCCGAACTTAGTAAAAATTACTCGTTGCGTCATGATGAGATGAACATGATTAATCTTGGTGGAAAAAATGATAGATCGCGATTTAACTTGGCTATCCAGCTCAAAACATTTCAACGGTTAGGCTATTTTATTGAGATGGACAAAATACCATCGGAAATCATTACGCATGTCCGTCAAGAATTAAAATATCATTATCGACTAACACCGGGTTACAGCGACAATAATAAAAGCATCTACCGCCACAGACAGAAAATTCGTGAGTTTCTGAATGTTAAACGTTGGGGGTATGAGCCTACTGATGGCGTCAATATTCATCAAGGCATGAAACTGGCTATCCAATATGCTTATGATGCCTCACATTCAATGAACAATCTTTCAGACATCATCAATGCCGTTATTGAGAAATTGGTACATGCCAGTTATGAGTTGCCCAGTTTTTACAGGCTGAGTCGTATTGTCCGTCATACCAGACACAGTGTGAATAACAAAATATTTCGTGAAACCATGCGGCGAGTCATGGCCTCTGGCCAGTCAGATTTATTCACCAGCCTGTTAAAATTACAAGATGGAACTCAGCGCACATTATTTAATAAGTTAAAAAACCTACCAAAACGACCAAGTATAAAAAAATTCCATGAATTCTTAGATCATTTTCAGTGGTTGATGTCCTTTGGAAATGTCATAAACTGTCTGGATGGCATTGCAAAGATAAAAATTGAGCAATTTGCCGAAGAAGCTAACCAGCTCAGTGCCGATGAGTTAAATGATTTTAGCGAAGCAAAACGCTATACATTAATTGCTGCCTTAATTTACCGCTCTCAAGCCAACGCTAAAGATGCCCTCGCTGTCATGTTTTGTCGACTGATATCTATTGCGCACAAACACTCCAAGACTGAACTTGAAAACAAACTCAAAAACAGCAAAGAAGATACCTGCAACATTGTTGAGTTATTTAAACAGATAATTCATGACGGGGAATCCATCACGGAGCAGGCTAAGTTTGTTAAAGAATTTTATAAAAAAATTGAAGATGGTGGCGGTTTCGCAGTCTTGACAAACAAATGCGATGATATATTGGCCAGCCATGGGAATGAGTATAGAATATACCTAACAGATATGATCCAGAAACGGCGATCATTGCTCTTTAAAATTTTGAAAGCACTTCAGCTACATAGCCCCACACAAGACGACAAGCTCATTGTTGCCATGAAATATTTATTGACGCATGAGAATCGACGCGCTGAGTTTATTACGGACGACATTGATCTGTCATTTACCACCGCGTTCTGGAAAAAGCAGATCATGGGTTCTATAAACAAGACTAAAATCAATCGCCGAGCCATGGAAAGCTGTGTTTTTGAGTATGTGTCCAAGGGGCTTAATTCCGGTGATCTGTACGTTAAAGGCGCTAGAAATTATGCGGACTATCGCGCCGAGCTGTTGCCTTGGGCAGAGTGCGGGGAACATTTAGAAACCTATTGCGAAGACGTTGGGATTGCCAATAACGCGAAGGACATGCTGGGGCATCTTAAAAAGACACTGACGGATAAAGCCCAATATGTCGATCAAAACTATTTTAACATCCCTGATTTTGTCATTAATGAAGAAGGACGGCCTGTTCTCAAGAAATATGAGCCAAAATCCAAAAGCGAGAACGCCGAAAAAATTGAAAATTTAGTTCGCTCGCGCCTACCAGAAAGAAGTCTGTTAGACATATTGACGAATGGGCACCATCACACGGGCTGGGCAGATGAGTTTGGGCCCATATCAGGCACGGAGGGAAAGTTAGACAATCCCATTGAAAAATACATTTTAACCAACTTTTGCTATGGAACAAGCTTGGGCCCGACTCAGACAGCCAAGCACGTACGATTTGAAATTGAACCCCGCACCTTATCAAGAATCAACAAAAAACATTTCACGTTGAAGTCATTAACAAAAGCGATCTTACGTATCATTAATTGCTTAAATGAGTTTCCTTTATTGCACGCATGGGGTAGCGGACAGCGTGTGGCCGTTGACGGAACACTTGAGGATATTCATGATGACAACATGATTGCGGAGCAACATATCCGTTATGGCAGAAAAGGCGGCATAGCCTACCGGCATATAGCCGATAATTACATTGCGTTATTTTCAACATTTATTCAATGCGGGGTATGGGAAGCCATACATATTATCGATGGCTTATTAAAAAATGCATCTGAAGTGCAGCCGAATATTGTGCATTCGGATACACAAGGCCAGTCCTTACCGGTCTTTGCTTTTGCGTATTTACTCGGAATTCAATTAATGCCGAGAATTCGCAATTGGAAGGATTTAAATTTGTATCGGGTGGACAAAAAAACGAAATACACCAATATCGATTCAATGTTTTGTGAGTCTGAAATTGACTGGGATCTTTTGGAGACGCATTGGCAAGACTTAATGCAGGTAATCATTTCTATAAAATTGGGAAAGGTATCCTCTTCATTTATACTGACCAAACTTAATTCATATAACAATCAAAACAGGTTGTATAAGGCATTTCAGGAATTAGGAAAAGTAATTCGCACCACTTTTTTGCTCGACTATGTGTCCAGTAAGGAATTGAGACAAACCATTACGGCAACGACAAATAAAGTTGAGTCTTATCACACGCTTGAAGACTGGATTAGATTTGGCTCAAAATATTTGGTGGCATCGAATGATCCTGATGAAATGGAAAAGGCCGTTAAGCATAACGATTTAATCGCCAATTGCATCATGTTGCAAAACGTAATTGATATTACTGATGTCTGTCATGCATTAATTCAGGAAGGTTATACGATTACGGCGGAGGATCTAAGCCATATGAGTCCCTACATGACAGAGCAGATCAAACGTTTTGGCGAATATATACTGGATTTAGGTCGTCGACCAGTAAATCTGCATGTGACAAGGGATAAATTCTTGTTTAAGGTGCGAACCGAGTCAATAGAGCACGCCGTTGCAGCATGA
- a CDS encoding Tn3 family transposase, whose protein sequence is MPVSFLSPVQCDNYAKYPTDLPSDIVDSLFFLDDQDMEWIASKRGDYSRLGYALQLTTVRFIGAFISDLDQIPRVVIERVAIQIKVNDPESCISIYMKSEQRWRHAVEIRARYGYLEFAEKGCRYRLGRILCALCWTGTDRPGVLFDHAVGWLSTNKILLPGITVLERFVAEIRSRMESRLWRMLIKNLSASQQEKLNDLLVVEDDEHLSLLDKLRKGPVSISSTALVHALKRVESARNISVELPLYRIPACKIATLARFANTAKITAINRLPFERKMATLVAFANHFESDSQDDSLDVLSQVLRDLFSKAKQENKNTRLRTLKDLDKAAATLVDACKLLLNTELSDNEIRDTIYTTVGHETLVSAVENATALIRPPSNVFYHELEQKEKTVQKFLPALLRVINFDSNQAGKPLLASLEWLKGKQTDEPPMEIIGTSWKRNIVIKNECSVINWPQDEPRPTYRAIKKLVKTQDGIILHNDKLLYADLINKKITAIVVPEKKQPHVEKLKKSILNMEEVQKNANDKELVLIASITGRDSKKTTIDRTAYTFCVLDKLQSALKRRDVFISPSWRYADPRANLYSGSEWEAVRPMICRSLNLTIDPTPIVTSLSDELHQVYRLVAANIDNNPAVRFETVKGNEELILTQLDALDEPPSLKALRAAVKAKLPRVDLPEMVLEIATRTGFADGFTHINEGSARVEDLLISLCAELLADACNTGREPFVREDIPALKRDRLVWVDQNYIRNETIMAVNAILVSAQNQIPLAKKWGGGDIASADGMRFVVPVRTVHAAPNPKYFKSGRGVTWYNLISNQRTGLNAVTVPGTLRDSLILLGVVLEQQTELQPTRIMTDAGAYSDIVFGLFRLLGLRFSPRLADMGGARFWRIDPLADYGKLNVLAKSRININLVPPEWDDILRLLASLKLGRVPAEGIMRTFQVADKPTRLAKAIAEIGRIDKTIHMLNYLHDESFRRQTLVQLNLGEGRHSLGRAVFHGKRGELHQRYRAGQEDQLGALGLVLNIITLWNTIYMDAAINQLRQEGFLVLDEDVARLSAYGYGHINMLGRYSFAMPDEVKRGELRPLRTAEKP, encoded by the coding sequence ATGCCTGTCAGTTTTCTCTCCCCAGTACAATGTGACAATTACGCTAAATATCCTACTGACCTACCATCAGATATCGTAGATAGCCTTTTTTTCCTCGATGATCAAGATATGGAATGGATTGCAAGCAAACGTGGTGACTACAGCAGGTTAGGTTATGCATTACAGCTGACAACAGTTCGATTTATTGGGGCTTTTATTTCTGACTTGGATCAGATTCCTCGTGTAGTAATTGAGCGAGTTGCTATTCAAATCAAGGTTAATGATCCCGAAAGTTGCATATCAATCTACATGAAAAGTGAGCAGCGTTGGCGTCATGCTGTTGAAATTCGAGCGCGTTATGGCTATCTAGAATTTGCTGAAAAAGGGTGTCGTTATCGTCTTGGTCGCATATTATGTGCACTATGCTGGACTGGTACTGACAGACCTGGCGTGCTTTTTGATCATGCAGTGGGTTGGCTATCTACCAACAAAATATTGTTACCAGGTATTACAGTCCTTGAGCGTTTTGTTGCAGAAATTCGCTCCAGGATGGAGTCTCGCTTATGGCGAATGTTGATTAAAAATTTAAGCGCATCACAACAGGAAAAATTGAATGACCTCTTGGTAGTAGAGGATGACGAACATCTGTCTTTGCTTGATAAACTGCGTAAAGGTCCGGTTAGTATCAGTAGCACAGCTCTTGTGCACGCATTAAAACGGGTTGAGTCTGCCCGCAACATTAGTGTTGAATTACCACTGTACCGCATCCCCGCCTGTAAAATAGCAACACTTGCACGCTTTGCTAATACGGCAAAAATTACAGCCATCAACCGCTTGCCGTTTGAACGTAAAATGGCGACGCTCGTTGCGTTTGCGAATCACTTTGAGTCAGACTCCCAAGATGATTCTCTGGACGTGCTAAGTCAGGTATTGCGCGATTTATTCTCAAAGGCCAAGCAAGAAAATAAAAATACACGACTGCGAACTCTTAAAGATCTCGATAAAGCGGCAGCCACATTGGTTGATGCATGTAAATTATTACTGAATACAGAATTATCTGATAATGAAATTCGGGACACAATTTATACAACAGTAGGTCATGAAACGCTTGTCTCTGCAGTTGAAAATGCCACTGCCTTAATCAGGCCGCCAAGTAATGTGTTTTATCATGAACTTGAACAAAAGGAAAAAACAGTTCAGAAATTTTTACCTGCGCTCCTTCGAGTAATAAATTTTGATAGTAATCAAGCGGGAAAACCTCTTCTTGCCAGTCTTGAATGGTTAAAGGGAAAACAAACGGATGAACCGCCAATGGAGATTATTGGAACATCATGGAAACGTAATATTGTTATTAAAAATGAATGCAGTGTTATCAATTGGCCACAAGACGAACCAAGACCCACTTATCGTGCCATAAAGAAGCTTGTAAAAACCCAAGATGGTATCATTTTGCATAACGATAAACTTTTGTACGCTGATCTTATCAATAAAAAAATTACGGCAATCGTTGTACCAGAGAAAAAACAACCCCATGTTGAGAAATTGAAAAAATCTATTTTGAACATGGAGGAAGTTCAAAAAAATGCGAATGATAAAGAGCTTGTATTAATAGCATCAATAACTGGCCGAGATAGCAAAAAAACTACGATTGACCGAACGGCATATACTTTTTGCGTTCTTGATAAATTGCAATCGGCACTGAAACGTAGGGATGTGTTCATAAGTCCAAGTTGGCGGTATGCTGATCCAAGAGCCAATCTTTATTCTGGCTCAGAGTGGGAGGCAGTACGCCCTATGATTTGCCGTTCATTAAATTTAACAATTGACCCAACACCAATCGTCACAAGCCTTTCAGATGAACTACATCAAGTGTATCGGTTAGTTGCAGCAAATATTGATAATAATCCTGCTGTTCGATTTGAAACGGTTAAGGGTAATGAAGAACTGATTCTAACCCAGCTCGATGCACTTGATGAGCCTCCATCATTAAAAGCATTGAGAGCCGCTGTAAAAGCAAAATTACCACGTGTCGATTTACCCGAGATGGTACTTGAAATAGCCACACGTACTGGATTTGCGGATGGATTTACCCACATTAATGAAGGAAGTGCGCGTGTCGAGGATCTATTGATCAGTTTATGTGCTGAATTGCTAGCAGACGCTTGCAATACTGGACGAGAACCGTTTGTTCGTGAGGATATACCTGCTTTAAAAAGAGATAGATTGGTATGGGTTGATCAAAATTATATTCGAAATGAAACGATAATGGCGGTCAATGCCATTTTAGTTTCTGCTCAAAATCAAATTCCATTAGCTAAGAAATGGGGCGGAGGAGATATTGCATCGGCTGATGGCATGCGCTTCGTTGTACCTGTTAGAACAGTGCACGCTGCTCCAAATCCAAAATATTTTAAATCAGGTCGTGGTGTCACTTGGTACAATCTGATCTCTAATCAACGAACTGGCTTAAATGCTGTAACAGTGCCTGGCACTTTACGTGATAGCCTAATATTGTTAGGCGTTGTTCTTGAGCAACAGACGGAATTACAGCCAACGCGGATCATGACAGATGCAGGCGCATACAGTGATATTGTATTTGGACTGTTTCGTTTGTTGGGACTTCGTTTCAGTCCGCGATTGGCTGATATGGGTGGTGCTAGATTCTGGCGAATTGATCCGTTGGCTGATTATGGAAAACTCAATGTACTCGCAAAAAGTCGTATAAATATAAATCTTGTTCCTCCTGAGTGGGATGATATTTTACGTTTGTTAGCCTCATTAAAGCTCGGGAGAGTCCCTGCAGAGGGCATTATGCGCACTTTTCAAGTAGCTGATAAACCCACTCGCTTAGCCAAAGCAATTGCAGAAATTGGACGAATTGACAAAACCATCCACATGCTCAATTATCTTCATGATGAATCATTCCGTCGTCAGACCTTAGTACAATTAAATTTGGGTGAAGGTCGACACAGTTTAGGTCGCGCTGTTTTTCACGGTAAGCGTGGAGAGCTTCATCAACGGTATCGGGCTGGACAAGAAGATCAGCTTGGTGCTCTTGGGCTTGTTTTAAATATCATCACACTTTGGAATACCATTTATATGGATGCTGCCATTAATCAATTACGACAAGAAGGCTTCCTGGTACTCGATGAAGATGTAGCCAGACTGTCCGCATATGGATATGGTCACATTAATATGCTCGGACGATATTCCTTTGCGATGCCAGATGAGGTGAAGCGTGGTGAGTTAAGACCATTAAGAACTGCTGAAAAGCCTTAA
- a CDS encoding aminoglycoside phosphotransferase family protein, with the protein MNAPKYLEGGRQNQIIRIGDCVHRPIGSWTNQVHNLLNHLRKNGFYSAPVPLGFDDEGLEIVSFIKGDVCNYPLNTSASSSKALLSAARLLRNFHDASQSFLVGLTSKKKCWQLPARYPEEVMCHGDFAPYNVVLDGEQAIGIIDFDTCHPGPRSWDIAYALYRWSPFTNPNNKDGFGTIGDQILRARLFCQAYGLSDEQRIGLANLIIERLEVLVDFLLAQAQKGNKDFELNMQDGHHLLYLADVEYIKNHLTRIEDGLRNP; encoded by the coding sequence ATGAATGCACCAAAATACCTTGAAGGAGGGCGTCAGAACCAAATTATCCGTATCGGTGATTGTGTGCATCGCCCTATTGGGTCATGGACTAACCAAGTTCACAACCTTCTTAATCACTTACGAAAAAATGGGTTTTATTCTGCTCCTGTGCCTTTGGGTTTTGATGACGAAGGTCTAGAAATAGTTAGTTTTATAAAGGGGGATGTGTGTAATTATCCATTGAATACTTCTGCATCTTCAAGCAAAGCATTACTTTCTGCAGCCCGTTTACTACGTAATTTTCATGATGCCTCACAAAGTTTCTTAGTTGGCCTTACTTCTAAGAAAAAATGTTGGCAATTGCCAGCGCGTTACCCAGAAGAAGTAATGTGTCACGGTGATTTTGCTCCATACAATGTCGTTTTAGATGGAGAACAAGCTATTGGAATTATTGATTTCGATACCTGTCATCCAGGGCCTCGTTCATGGGATATTGCTTATGCCCTGTACCGTTGGAGTCCATTTACCAATCCAAATAACAAGGATGGGTTTGGAACTATTGGAGACCAAATTTTAAGGGCACGTTTATTTTGCCAAGCCTATGGCTTATCAGATGAACAAAGAATTGGATTGGCAAATTTGATTATTGAAAGGCTGGAAGTTCTAGTCGATTTTCTGTTGGCACAAGCGCAAAAAGGTAATAAAGATTTCGAATTAAATATGCAAGATGGACATCATCTGCTTTATTTGGCAGATGTTGAGTATATTAAGAATCATTTAACTAGAATAGAAGATGGTCTTAGAAATCCTTAA
- a CDS encoding Tn3 family transposase gives MFNRIIRNVIHKSEKRIVKKLINDVKKVYGKEIILFQIAEACLEQPDGTIRDKIFPIVGKDKLKNIIDEYKKKGPKYQSLLHQQIRSSYASYYRRMVQPLLENVTFRSNNSEHQPILDALGLIKKYFDSNTVYFPDDEDIPDCLPDKWKKRIVDARTGKIKRICYEVYVLKKLADRIRCREIWIEGSFKHKNPDEDLPNNFEDNKEEYFDDLSLPIDGDVFIEQLKQKLTGALTTLNDTIPKNPKVRISTQNGGRIIVTPLTPQAESKNVGFIKKYLQEKWEGTNLIDMFKEVDLENQFTHDFISYGQKTYLKPNEISERILLTIYGMGTNVGLKHMCAGNPHISDHQLRHIKNYFLSTDNLKNALSKVANALFKLRLEEIWGGMPIARGKSRYVCKWVTSLLKPATTLSAYEL, from the coding sequence ATGTTCAATCGTATTATTCGTAATGTGATTCATAAATCAGAAAAACGTATCGTTAAAAAGCTTATCAATGATGTAAAGAAGGTTTATGGTAAAGAAATTATCCTTTTCCAGATAGCCGAAGCATGTTTAGAGCAGCCAGATGGAACGATACGAGATAAAATTTTTCCAATTGTTGGCAAGGATAAATTAAAAAATATTATTGATGAATATAAGAAAAAAGGGCCAAAGTACCAAAGCCTACTACATCAACAAATTCGAAGCTCTTATGCCAGTTATTATCGACGTATGGTTCAACCTTTATTGGAAAACGTGACTTTTCGCTCAAATAACTCAGAGCATCAACCTATCCTCGATGCTTTGGGGTTAATCAAAAAATATTTTGACAGTAATACAGTCTATTTTCCAGACGATGAAGATATACCTGATTGCTTGCCTGATAAATGGAAGAAACGCATTGTTGATGCTCGTACCGGAAAAATTAAACGAATTTGTTATGAAGTTTATGTATTAAAAAAACTTGCAGATCGTATAAGGTGCCGTGAAATATGGATTGAAGGTTCTTTTAAACATAAAAATCCAGATGAAGATTTGCCAAATAACTTTGAAGACAACAAAGAAGAGTACTTTGATGATTTGTCTTTACCCATTGATGGCGATGTATTTATTGAACAATTAAAACAAAAATTAACTGGCGCATTAACCACTTTAAATGACACTATCCCAAAAAATCCAAAAGTTCGAATTAGTACTCAAAATGGTGGTCGCATTATTGTCACGCCTCTTACGCCTCAAGCAGAATCAAAAAACGTTGGATTTATAAAAAAATATCTACAGGAAAAATGGGAAGGAACCAATCTAATTGATATGTTTAAAGAAGTTGATTTAGAAAACCAATTTACCCATGATTTTATTTCTTATGGTCAGAAAACATATTTAAAACCAAATGAAATTTCAGAAAGGATATTACTTACAATCTATGGGATGGGAACGAATGTTGGGTTAAAGCATATGTGTGCTGGAAACCCTCATATCAGTGACCATCAACTGAGACACATTAAAAATTATTTTTTATCCACTGATAATTTAAAAAATGCGTTGAGTAAAGTCGCAAATGCATTATTTAAATTAAGATTAGAGGAAATATGGGGAGGAATGCCTATTGCTCGGGGTAAGTCAAGATACGTGTGCAAATGGGTCACATCACTTTTAAAACCGGCTACAACCCTTTCTGCATATGAGTTGTAG
- a CDS encoding plasmid pRiA4b ORF-3 family protein: MATRPVLQFKIMLQDIEPRIWRRIQISDLSSFWDFHVAIQDAMGWTDSHLHEFTAYNPITTEQEHIGIPDGEDEPHPVLEGWKLNIRDYFNLPANHKISYLYDFGDSWEHLIEFEGKQEKQSNAKYPLCIAGARTCPPEDVGGPPGYDRFIEAITTPRHPDHQSLLEWVGGKYEPSTFDPKKVKFDNPSKRWKHAFEGNVRF; the protein is encoded by the coding sequence ATGGCAACAAGACCCGTTCTTCAATTTAAAATTATGCTACAAGACATAGAACCTAGGATCTGGCGGCGAATTCAAATTTCTGATTTAAGCAGTTTCTGGGATTTTCATGTTGCAATTCAAGATGCGATGGGTTGGACAGATTCGCATTTACATGAATTCACAGCATATAACCCCATTACAACTGAACAAGAACATATAGGTATTCCTGATGGTGAAGACGAGCCGCACCCGGTATTGGAAGGCTGGAAGCTAAATATTCGAGATTATTTTAATCTGCCGGCCAATCACAAAATTTCTTATCTTTATGATTTTGGTGACAGCTGGGAACATCTCATTGAATTCGAAGGGAAACAAGAAAAACAATCCAATGCTAAATACCCATTATGTATTGCTGGTGCACGAACTTGTCCACCAGAAGATGTAGGTGGTCCGCCAGGTTACGACCGTTTTATTGAGGCCATTACCACGCCTCGCCACCCAGATCACCAATCCTTGTTGGAGTGGGTTGGTGGAAAATATGAACCAAGCACATTTGATCCCAAAAAAGTCAAATTTGATAATCCTAGCAAGCGCTGGAAACATGCATTTGAAGGTAATGTTAGATTTTAA
- a CDS encoding recombinase family protein — MKFGYARVSKNEQCLDVQIQKLTAAGCEEIFQEKISGAKDDRPQLKGLMGKLRKGDTLCVVRLDRLGRRMMKLVALINEFKEKGIEFVSLENNLDTSSHMGMLLFNICAAFSEMERELIKERVKAGLDLAKKQGRTGGRPKALTNDKAETIKALRQSGKMSVKKICETMKVSRSVFYRCINQSIEV, encoded by the coding sequence TTGAAATTTGGTTATGCTCGCGTGTCAAAAAACGAACAATGTTTGGATGTTCAAATTCAAAAATTAACAGCAGCTGGTTGCGAGGAAATTTTTCAAGAAAAAATTTCAGGAGCAAAAGATGATAGACCTCAATTAAAAGGGTTGATGGGGAAGTTAAGAAAAGGAGATACGCTATGTGTCGTACGCTTGGATAGACTGGGGCGACGCATGATGAAGTTGGTCGCATTGATTAACGAATTTAAAGAAAAAGGCATTGAGTTTGTGTCGCTTGAAAATAATTTGGATACTTCATCACATATGGGGATGTTGCTGTTTAATATCTGTGCCGCTTTTTCTGAAATGGAACGTGAATTAATTAAAGAAAGAGTTAAGGCAGGGCTGGATTTGGCCAAAAAACAAGGCCGCACCGGTGGCAGGCCTAAAGCATTAACAAATGATAAAGCAGAAACCATTAAGGCATTACGTCAGTCAGGTAAAATGTCCGTTAAGAAAATTTGTGAAACGATGAAGGTAAGTCGATCCGTTTTTTATCGATGTATTAATCAAAGTATTGAGGTGTGA